A region from the Desulfuribacillus alkaliarsenatis genome encodes:
- a CDS encoding 2Fe-2S ferredoxin, whose amino-acid sequence MGKPVKHIFVCSSSRINGQQKGYCHSNDAVNLVEMFMEELMERDLSGDVMVTNTGCLAICEKGPVVIVYPDNIWYGSVSEGDVEEIIEQHIEEDKPIERLQIYK is encoded by the coding sequence ATGGGAAAACCAGTAAAGCACATTTTTGTATGTAGCAGCTCTAGAATCAACGGACAACAAAAGGGATACTGTCATAGTAACGATGCAGTAAATCTAGTAGAAATGTTTATGGAGGAATTAATGGAGCGTGATTTGAGTGGTGATGTGATGGTAACAAACACAGGCTGTCTAGCAATATGTGAAAAAGGGCCAGTCGTAATTGTATATCCTGATAACATATGGTACGGCAGTGTTAGTGAAGGCGACGTAGAGGAAATCATTGAACAGCATATTGAAGAAGATAAACCTATAGAACGTCTGCAAATTTATAAGTAA
- a CDS encoding nitrogenase component 1, with the protein MTLNYKSTNENPCNMCMPMGGILPYKGIEGAMVMLHGSQGCSTYMRRHMAEHYNEPIDVGSSSLNEKGTVYGGEKNLKQGLINIIMVYEPKIVGVLTTCLAETIGEDVERIVADFLKENPDVSSTIIPGSTPGYGGSHFEGYFTTLRQILKTITKATQPHEKLNIIIPNISPADIRELKRLLDTMDIKYTIFPDFSETLDRPYEKTYKKVPEGGTTIKEIEQMAGAKATIQFATTVEDALSPGKYLYDTYGVPLYNLPIPLGIENTDLLFETIQQITNLTMPDSIKKERGRLIDAMIDSHKYNAQGRAVVYGEPEQAFSVATLCLENGITPNVIATGSKTTKLSKLLQPGLKRKLVNQDAVNIIQETDFSVIRAAAVEAKANIAIGHSDGRYLTEKEGIPLVRHGFPIHDRVGGQRLLSIGYLGTTVFLDRITNTLLENKYLHYRTNMYQEYYKKAKTI; encoded by the coding sequence ATGACATTGAATTATAAAAGCACCAATGAAAATCCTTGTAATATGTGTATGCCGATGGGCGGAATCTTACCCTATAAAGGAATTGAAGGGGCAATGGTCATGTTACACGGCTCGCAAGGATGTAGTACTTACATGAGAAGACATATGGCCGAGCATTACAATGAACCAATCGATGTTGGCTCGTCTTCTTTAAATGAGAAAGGCACAGTCTATGGCGGAGAAAAAAATCTTAAGCAAGGCTTAATAAATATAATTATGGTATACGAACCTAAAATTGTAGGAGTTTTAACAACATGCTTAGCTGAGACAATTGGCGAGGACGTAGAACGTATAGTTGCTGATTTTTTAAAAGAAAATCCAGACGTAAGTAGTACTATCATACCTGGCAGTACACCAGGTTATGGTGGCAGTCATTTTGAAGGATATTTTACAACGCTTAGACAAATTCTCAAGACTATTACCAAAGCAACTCAGCCCCATGAAAAACTAAATATAATTATTCCTAATATTAGTCCTGCTGATATAAGGGAATTGAAGCGATTACTAGACACTATGGATATTAAGTACACAATATTTCCTGATTTTTCAGAAACTTTAGATCGACCTTATGAAAAGACATATAAAAAAGTTCCTGAAGGTGGAACAACAATTAAAGAAATTGAACAAATGGCTGGGGCAAAAGCTACGATACAATTTGCTACAACAGTTGAGGATGCACTATCTCCAGGAAAATATCTCTATGATACCTATGGAGTTCCTTTATATAATCTACCAATTCCGCTAGGAATAGAAAACACAGACTTGTTATTTGAGACAATACAGCAAATTACTAATTTAACAATGCCAGACTCTATCAAAAAAGAACGTGGTCGATTAATCGACGCAATGATAGATTCCCATAAATATAATGCGCAGGGTAGAGCTGTTGTCTATGGTGAACCAGAGCAGGCTTTTTCAGTGGCAACATTATGTTTGGAAAATGGTATTACTCCAAATGTAATAGCAACAGGTAGTAAAACAACAAAGTTGTCTAAATTATTACAACCAGGGCTTAAGCGAAAGCTAGTAAATCAAGATGCCGTAAATATAATACAGGAGACTGATTTTTCGGTAATTCGGGCAGCCGCTGTAGAGGCGAAAGCAAATATAGCAATTGGTCATTCTGATGGAAGATATCTGACAGAAAAGGAAGGAATCCCCCTTGTCAGACATGGGTTTCCAATACATGATCGGGTAGGTGGGCAACGTTTACTTTCTATCGGATATTTGGGAACGACGGTGTTTCTAGACAGAATTACGAATACACTACTCGAAAATAAGTACTTACATTATCGAACAAACATGTATCAAGAATACTACAAAAAAGCAAAAACGATTTAA
- a CDS encoding DUF3793 family protein translates to MNNLTKDFILLRSHLDDRQYLQATIQFHAAPVTAMAKPSVLLSFTDKNRSSLRLWNEFASETNVLINDNQLTYIELKKSASSSLVLFYNRQILEQAIFTSNVMQFLQSYGYKTQTSLDNIIYILKQRFKNACPHEVGVFLGIPMNDVIGFINNKGRNYLYCGYWKVYSCVYTAKKTFSTYNQAKEKVLEELSLRL, encoded by the coding sequence TAATCTAACTAAAGATTTCATATTATTACGTTCACATTTAGACGATAGACAATATCTTCAAGCAACCATTCAATTTCATGCAGCACCTGTTACTGCAATGGCTAAACCTTCAGTGTTACTAAGTTTTACTGACAAAAACAGGAGCTCATTAAGATTATGGAATGAATTTGCGTCAGAAACAAATGTTTTAATTAACGATAATCAGCTTACCTATATTGAATTGAAAAAAAGTGCTTCATCCTCATTAGTACTTTTTTATAACCGCCAAATATTAGAACAAGCGATTTTCACTTCAAATGTTATGCAATTTTTACAATCATACGGTTATAAGACCCAGACATCGCTTGATAACATAATATATATATTAAAACAACGCTTCAAAAATGCATGCCCCCATGAAGTTGGGGTATTCCTTGGGATACCTATGAACGACGTAATTGGTTTTATCAATAATAAAGGCCGGAATTATTTGTATTGCGGATATTGGAAGGTATACTCATGTGTCTATACAGCTAAAAAGACTTTTTCCACTTATAATCAAGCTAAGGAAAAAGTCTTGGAGGAGCTAAGTTTGCGGTTGTAA
- a CDS encoding Fe-only nitrogenase accessory AnfO family protein, whose amino-acid sequence MAKRIASFIDEEGNITPLNNSGNIVVYKKYQGQWELETTKPFTMDGIKNMAQLRDIMGAIINSLGDCKTFIGQSVSGVPYFEFEKAGINIWEFEGTPTDYLEHVYKQELLEQSELEITELRKKQQLEAIGPKDFGNGHYQVSLTKIQGNNLGITSKQVLLPILKKGLYYKLEVYCSHIPPWLEAEIVSRALSSKIERINEKELRVLITKKICK is encoded by the coding sequence ATGGCTAAACGAATTGCATCCTTTATTGATGAAGAGGGTAATATCACTCCTCTAAATAACAGTGGAAATATCGTAGTATATAAAAAATACCAAGGTCAATGGGAATTAGAGACAACTAAACCTTTTACTATGGATGGAATTAAAAACATGGCACAATTACGGGATATAATGGGTGCCATTATAAATAGCTTAGGTGATTGTAAAACATTTATTGGGCAGTCTGTTTCGGGGGTACCTTATTTTGAATTTGAGAAGGCTGGTATAAATATATGGGAGTTTGAAGGAACGCCTACAGACTATTTAGAGCATGTTTATAAGCAAGAGCTATTAGAGCAAAGCGAGCTTGAAATAACCGAGCTACGAAAAAAGCAACAGCTTGAGGCGATTGGGCCAAAAGATTTTGGTAATGGTCATTATCAAGTGTCTCTAACAAAAATACAGGGAAATAACTTAGGTATTACATCTAAGCAAGTGCTATTACCTATTTTGAAAAAGGGGTTATATTATAAACTAGAGGTTTACTGTAGTCATATACCTCCTTGGTTAGAAGCAGAAATTGTGAGTCGTGCCTTATCGAGTAAGATAGAAAGAATTAATGAGAAAGAGTTAAGGGTACTTATTACTAAAAAAATATGCAAATAG
- the nifB gene encoding nitrogenase cofactor biosynthesis protein NifB has product MACKTSMSACGGFSKQAMEQAKMHPCYSEDAHHTFARMHLPVAPKCNISCNYCNRKYDCMNESRPGVTSEVLKPEQALAKFIKVKEAIKQLTVVGIAGPGDALANWEQTKSTIALIKQHSDDVIFCLSTNGLMLPRYADEIVELGVNHVTITINALDPIIGSEIYKHVVYDGVAYEGKHAAEILIFNQLQGLEMLTKKGVMVKVNIVMIRDVNDKHIPEVVKKVKSLGAFMTNIMPLIPAKGSAFEAYTQTSMKDIKEMRAICELDINQMHHCKQCRADAIGLLGQDRSIEFRECETNNDNKLVSSTPFNSKYRVAVASKSGKIVDQHFGHATEFLIYEIKADAHQLLEKRSVGKYCNGNEQCQDDKRQQIIAMLADCDAVLSLRIGHSAEQKLLEQGIRSYQHYETIDTSLEYVAKCLA; this is encoded by the coding sequence ATGGCTTGCAAAACAAGTATGTCTGCATGTGGAGGATTTTCGAAACAGGCGATGGAACAAGCGAAAATGCACCCCTGTTATTCAGAGGATGCCCATCACACCTTTGCTAGGATGCACCTTCCAGTGGCTCCTAAATGCAATATTAGCTGTAACTATTGCAACCGCAAATATGATTGCATGAATGAAAGCAGACCGGGTGTTACAAGTGAAGTATTAAAGCCTGAACAAGCACTAGCTAAATTTATCAAAGTTAAGGAAGCGATTAAGCAGTTAACGGTTGTTGGAATTGCAGGGCCAGGAGATGCCTTGGCAAATTGGGAGCAAACGAAATCGACAATAGCTTTAATTAAGCAGCATAGTGATGATGTGATATTTTGCCTATCGACAAATGGATTGATGCTACCAAGATATGCTGATGAAATTGTTGAACTAGGTGTGAATCATGTAACGATAACAATTAATGCGTTAGACCCTATTATAGGTTCTGAAATCTACAAGCATGTTGTATATGATGGTGTTGCTTATGAAGGAAAGCACGCCGCAGAGATTTTAATCTTCAATCAATTACAAGGTCTAGAAATGTTAACAAAAAAGGGTGTTATGGTAAAAGTAAACATTGTGATGATTAGAGATGTCAACGACAAGCATATACCTGAAGTAGTAAAAAAAGTTAAGTCACTTGGAGCGTTTATGACGAATATTATGCCCCTAATACCAGCTAAAGGTAGTGCGTTTGAAGCATATACGCAAACAAGTATGAAGGATATTAAAGAAATGCGTGCTATCTGTGAGTTAGATATAAATCAGATGCATCACTGTAAGCAATGTAGGGCTGATGCAATTGGTTTGCTTGGTCAAGACCGCTCTATTGAGTTTCGAGAATGCGAGACGAACAATGATAACAAATTAGTCAGTTCAACACCTTTTAATTCAAAATACAGGGTCGCTGTAGCGAGCAAATCAGGCAAAATTGTCGATCAGCATTTTGGTCATGCTACTGAATTTTTAATATATGAAATCAAGGCTGATGCGCATCAATTGCTGGAAAAACGCAGTGTTGGTAAGTATTGCAATGGAAATGAACAATGTCAGGATGATAAAAGGCAGCAAATAATTGCAATGCTAGCTGATTGTGATGCCGTATTATCTTTGAGAATTGGCCACTCTGCTGAGCAAAAGCTATTAGAACAAGGGATCCGTAGCTACCAGCATTATGAAACCATAGATACTAGTCTTGAGTATGTAGCTAAATGCCTTGCATAA
- a CDS encoding homocitrate synthase/isopropylmalate synthase family protein translates to MLTIIDKTLITICNERADFYAIKDILEGLIGAGVKTFEVNKDTLQYLINICNESQSKDILSILKPVSLAYRLCDDSKYDRHEQVSVLTKTLSEKVEILIIPVKDILSFDPILLSKLKNIMVEVSVADFFELFKQDNWQQLKQVVRRYGVSVLRLSGLQRTVLPLYENYIMLIKKELQVKINVCARNDAYTATAISFNAVEQGVDSITTHINGGMSSQYTPLEEIVMSLTILSNQEYTGIKELSFIQTTAKAYEQATGNKIAHNKPIIGDGIFKYESGVHADGIAKNHATYEPYAPEFVGQNRKLLLGKHSGCKSLQTQIKKWKIPLTCTQIPILLETIRNNSINLKRSICDEELLSMIKQIESNTC, encoded by the coding sequence ATGTTAACAATTATCGATAAAACACTAATCACTATTTGTAATGAAAGAGCAGATTTTTACGCAATTAAAGATATTTTAGAAGGGCTCATAGGGGCAGGGGTTAAAACTTTTGAAGTTAATAAGGACACATTGCAATACCTCATAAATATATGCAACGAATCACAGTCAAAGGACATTTTAAGTATACTTAAACCAGTTTCCTTAGCATACCGTTTATGCGACGATTCAAAATACGATAGACATGAGCAAGTAAGTGTATTGACCAAGACCCTTTCCGAGAAAGTCGAAATTTTAATTATTCCAGTTAAAGACATTTTATCGTTTGATCCAATATTACTTAGCAAATTAAAAAATATTATGGTAGAGGTGTCCGTTGCTGATTTCTTTGAATTATTTAAGCAAGATAATTGGCAGCAACTAAAGCAAGTTGTTCGAAGGTATGGAGTAAGTGTGCTTAGGTTATCTGGCTTACAGCGAACAGTACTACCATTGTATGAGAACTATATTATGCTTATTAAAAAAGAATTGCAGGTAAAAATTAATGTGTGTGCTAGAAATGATGCATATACAGCGACTGCTATTAGCTTTAATGCAGTTGAGCAAGGAGTTGATTCCATAACTACCCATATAAATGGAGGGATGAGTTCGCAGTACACTCCATTAGAAGAGATAGTTATGTCACTGACAATCTTAAGTAATCAAGAGTATACAGGAATTAAAGAGCTATCTTTTATACAAACAACGGCAAAAGCGTACGAACAAGCAACTGGGAATAAAATAGCACACAATAAGCCTATTATAGGTGATGGTATATTTAAATATGAGTCGGGAGTGCACGCAGATGGGATTGCCAAAAATCATGCTACCTACGAACCATATGCACCAGAATTTGTAGGTCAAAACCGAAAACTTTTATTAGGTAAGCATTCAGGCTGTAAGTCATTGCAAACTCAAATAAAAAAATGGAAAATCCCGCTTACTTGTACACAAATACCAATCTTACTAGAAACAATTAGAAATAATAGCATCAACTTAAAGCGTTCAATTTGTGATGAAGAACTATTATCAATGATTAAGCAGATTGAAAGTAATACTTGCTAA